The stretch of DNA GCGACAGATAAGTTCACACGCACGCAAATCGCGAACACGGGCGTGGTCATTGACAGTGTCCGTGAAGATTTCGTCGCGGCTGTAGGGAATGCCGAAGAAAAAGCTCAACTTGAAGCAATGGGATTAGTCGAAGTCAGCTTTCCTTTGACCGCTGAAATGGACTTCCCCGCAAAAGATGCGGCTTTCCATAACTATGATGAAATGACGACCAAGCTTCGGGATTTGACCACTCGTCATTCGGGAATTTCGCGTATGCAAAGCATCGGCAAGACCGTTGAAGGTCGCGATATTTGGAATGTTGAAATCAGCGGAAATTTAGCCCAAGCCGAAACCTTGCCAGCGGTCGTTTTCATGGGCGGTCACCACGCACGCGAACATTTGTCCGTAGAACTGCCAATCTATTACATCGAGTATCTTTTAACCGAATACGCGAATGGCAATCCCCGTATTAAGCGCCTTGTAGATTCACGCGATATTCATATCATTCCGTTAGTGAATGCCGATGGTGCCGAATACGATATTTCAAACGGCAGCTATAAAGCGTGGAGAAAAAATCGCGCGAATGTGGGTCGCGGTTCTTACGGCGTGGATCTAAATCGCAACTATGGTTTCGGTTGGGGTGGCGCCGGCGCCAGCACAAGTCCCTCCAGCGACACGTATCGCGGACCGCAAGCTTTCAGTGAGCCAGAATCTATCGCCATTAAAAATTTCATCGAACAGCATGAAAACATCACGATCCTGCTTTCATTCCATACTTTTTCAGAGTTGATCTTGTATCCTTGGGGTCATATCTATGATTCGATCGCTGTGGCTCGCGACAAACAAGTGCATGAGACCATGGCAAAAAAGATGGCCACTTGGAACGGATACACTCCTCAACAGTCTTCAGAGCTTTACATTGCCAGTGGCGACACGACGGATTGGTCTTACGGTGAACACAAGATCATCTCTTTCACTTTCGAATTAGATCCGAAAGATGCCTGGGGAACTTCAGGCTTTTACCCGGGAGCGGACGTGATTCCGCAGGTGCAGCAAAAAAATCTTGAGCCGATTCTTTACTTAATTGAATATTCTGACAACCCTTACCGAGTCATCGACGGCGACGGTCCCATTTTAAAACCCTAAAGTTTTTTTCACCGTCTCAAATTAAGACCAACGTTAGAATTCCACACTTTTTCAACGCCCCTCCTCTAGAATAAGAGGAGGGGGAAAAAATGTTAAGCGCTCGTAGCATCTTGTTCGCAGCAGCGATACTCATCGGGTATTTTTACTTCTTAAGTTCAGAATACAAAGATCGCACCTTGGATTCCATGGCCAAACTTATTCAAACTCAGGATAAGTATCATCCTATTCAACCACCTCCCCAAAAAATAGAAATGGCTTCACAAGCTCCCGCAGAGCCGCCGGCTCCGGCAGGTGCTGTTCAATCTGCTCTTCTGGCAGCGGCGATCGAACAGGACAAAGCCAAAGTCGTTTTACCTCCGCAAGAAGAAGCATTAGAACACTTAAGTCCCTCGACAGAACAACTTCGTCGTTATGCGACCAACGATTTTTTTATTCAAGGACAAGGCAGTTTTCAAGTTTTACGCCTGCGCGCTATTTCAAAATATTCCTACACGGAGGAAATGGGAACAGTGATCGACCAAAAAATGAATTTGGTTTTCTTTGACCCGTCGGAATCGTCAGCGACGGCAAAACCGATGACGTTCCCGGTGGTCATGAAAAGTTCAAATGGGCAGTTAGGAATTTTAAGCGGCACCCTGTTAGTAACGATGAAAGACATTCAACAAGCAGGTCTATTGGCGCAGCGGTTTGGCTTGGCTTTAAAAGCCCAGGATAACAGCCTGGGGCTGGCTTATTTAGGCGCCCCTCGCGCCGATGAGGTGAGCGAACTGATCAACAGTCTTCGTCAAGATCCAGCCGTCAAATCTGTTGAAGCTGAAATCGTGCAGAACTGGAAAAAGAGGTAACAATGAAAAGATCCGCGCTTGTGGGTCTTGCTTTGCTGCTATCCAGTTGCACGCAAAGTTTTGAAGTGGATCCTAAGGCCAATACGCCTATCACTAAAAATCCGACGACGATCAGCGATCCGGAAGAAGAAGACGCGGGCGTTGTCGCCGACTTTACCGCTTATCAAGATGTAACCTTCAATCAAGGTCTAACCACCACCCTGACATCCTCCCCTCAATTCACTGTGACTAACAAGCCTAGTTGGCTGACCCTTGATACTAACACCGGGACGATGTCAGGAACCCCAACCACGACGGGCGTTACTTATGATGTCACCTTCACAGTGACAGACTCTAATAATGCGACGGAAACTTTAGGGCCTTATATCTTTAAGGTCACCGGTGATACATACAAAAAATATCAATGGCATCTGACCAATACTGGCCAATCTGCGTTCGCCGGTCGCTCTGGAACCGCAGGGCAAGATATTCATCTGACGAATACGATTGCCAGTGGCCTTAATGGATCCGGAATTAAAATCGCGATATCTGATACCGGCATTCAAGAGGCTCATCCCGGATTAAAAAACAGTTTGATCGCCGGCGCTTCTAGAAATTATTTATTAGATTATTCTTCTACCAACTGGATCGGGGATTCAACTCCAGACACCTCTGAAGCTGACAACGCCCACGGCACGGGCGTCGCGGGCTTGGCGGCAGAGCGGGGCTGGAAAGGTTTTGGCGGAAGAGGTGTCGCCCCTCGAGCTTCTGTCGCAGGATTCATGTTCTTACCCGCGCAAGAAGATCTTTTTATAAAAGGACGCCTCACCCAAGCCCTCATCAACCAATATCAGGGCGATTTTGATATTTTCAATTTCAGTTGGGGTGACTTGCAGTGCGAACTTACGGAATACGACGCCAGTTACAAATATGCTTCACAATACGGGGTTACCAATGCCCGCGCGGGCAAGGGAGCTCTCTATGTAAAAGCCGCGGGCAATGATTTTACGGGGCCACTTAGGGACTGTGTTTCTTCCGCCAGTTCTTCGGCCTACTTTTTAGGGAATTCTAACTTCAGCGAAGACAGCGGCAGTCCTTATATGATTGTTGTCGGCGCTTTAAACGCGAAGGGCACAAGTTCAAGTTACTCTTCACCGGGCGCAAATCTCTGGGTCTCTGCTCCGGGAGGCGAATTTGGTTACAGCACCTACAGCAATTCCTCCAGTGTGGCCTTAGATCCCGCTTTGCTGACGACCGATTTCGTGGGTTGCAACTTAGGACTTAAAAAGGGTTCGAACAACACTTTCGACCAAGGACAAAGTCCTAATACAAATTGTGAATACACCGCCACGATGAATGGAACCTCCGGAGCCTCCCCCATTGTTTCAGGTGCCATTGCACTAATTCTGCAAGCCAATCCCGCCTTGAGCTGGCGAGATGTAAAACACATTCTGGCTTCAACATCAGATCAAGTCGCACCCACCTCCATAAATATTCCGCACCCTTCCTCTTCCGGCGCATTGGCGGGAGTGACTTATGAACCGGGATGGACCACGAACGATGCTGGTTACCGCTTTCACAACTGGTATGGATTTGGTCGCATCAATGTCGACGCCGCCGTGACCATGGCCAAGACGTACACTTCAAGTTTGGGAATTTTTAAACAGACCAACACTACTGACTCCAGCAGTATTGCTTGGAAATATGACTCAGGATCTATCGCCGCCACGGTGACGGGTGGGACCGCGGCGGGTACGACTCGCACCTTGAATGTGACTGAAAGTTACGTGATTGAAGGCGTGCAAGTAAAACTCAACGCCAGCAGTTGTATTGGCAACTTGGGGGTTGAATTGACCTCGCCCAAGGGCACAAAAAGTGTGATCATGAATATCAATAGCTACCTGCAAGACAGCTCGATGAATCACACCTTCTTAACAAATATGTTCTATGGCGAAGACAGCCAAGGTACCTGGACCCTAAAACTTATTGCGGCGAAATCAGGCTGCAACACCACGTGGAATAGTTGGCAGTTGAATATCCTTGGGCATTAAGCGTCTCGTGTTGAGAAGTTAGACGGTCAAAATCCCCTAAAATCGATATAAAGCCACCTCAGCCAAGCCTTGCTTTTGCATTCTTGGCAAAGCATGAAATTGCACGTTGTCTCTAATTATTTCTTGGCCTTTATTCTGATATCTGTCGCGAGCTTGTCTTCGGCCTCCGCACAAAATCTTTGCGTGGTCTCCAGCAAGCGTACCTCACTCGCTATGGACCAAAGAGATGACGTCCGTATGAAATGCATGAAGACCAACAAAGCAAAACTTTCGACGAAGTCTTGTCTTCAGGTCGCAAACTCGATGGAGTATTCTAACAACGCTGAAGATGCTCGACTTATCTGCCTCTACGAGCTAAAAAAACAACCGCGATTATCGGAGTGCTTGGCGATAGCTGAAAATATGGAGTATCCTGACTCTGGTGATGAAGCCCGTTGGGAGTGCATTCGCCGCTTTAATAGAGTCATCTCTAAAAAGGAATGCCGTAAGGTGGCGCAAAAAATGAGTTATCCTGGCAACTCTAGACGCGCCACAATGTATTGTTCCGAAGAGCTGCTGGCTAAGTAGGCATATTCTACAAAATCCTGAGTATATTGATCAACATTACAGGTTTGTAAAAAACCAGACTTGCCTATGGGTCCACTAGTCCATATTCTGTCCCCAATTCGAAATAAAGGACAAAGGACAGATTACACGCCATGACTCAGACTTTAGATAGCAAGGAAAAGGCTAAAAAAACTAAGATAATCGTGAAAGCCCCCACTCAAGAACGTTCGCGTCAAACTGTCGCGACGATCTTAGACGCATGCTCCAGGCTTCTGATTTCTGAAGGTTTTTATTCAATCACGACGGACAAGATCGCTAAAGAGGCCGGCGTAAGTATTGGATCTCTTTATCAATTCTTTGGAAATAAAGAATCCGTTGTTCAAGCCGTTGTTAAAAACATTATGGAAGAAGACAAGCGCATCATCAGCGAAAAAATGCGCGCGATCTCTCCCCTGCCTTCTGAACAACGCATGAAAGCGATGATTGAATTGTGCATCGAAACTTTCCGTCGCAATTCAGACCTGCGTTCAAAATTATCTACTATTCAATATTACGTGGCGGACGCATCTTATATGTCAGATTCTATCCGCTTCTTCCAAGAAGTGGTTCGGTACAATCTTCCGCAAATTCCAGGCCGCGATATGGACAAGGTTTCTTATCTTATTGTGAACTCGTTCATTGGTTTGGTGAATACAATGTGCGTGGATCGGCCCGAAGCCCTTCATGATCCAACGATCGTGACAGAGATCACCCAGATGTTTATGAAATATCTAGATCTTTCAGATAAGCCGGCACAAAAAAAATCAGATTTTATCTAAATAAAAAGAGCTCCTAACGGGAGCTCTTTTTATTTGTATTACTGTCATCCATCGCAATCGTTCGATCCTTCCGAGCCAACGACACCAAAGCCACATTATATCGATCTTTAGGAACCGCCACGATTGTTTTTGCCGGGATCGTTCCTTTGCGCGCTTTCATCGTCAAATGCGGATTGAAGATTTGAACTTTACGATCATCCCCATCAAACCAGGTGAGCAAATCCTTGTAACGAATTCCCACCGGAAGTTTTAGGTCTTGAGCTTCTAATTTTTTTGACCAAGCCACGGATTCGCCAAAATATTTTCCCGCATTTCTTTCAACCTCTAAAGCCGCTAAAAAACAAGCATAGAAGTTTCTAGAAGCGAAACCAAAACTGCGGCGGGACTTCACATTTTCAATCAACTCGTTTAAATCACGCGTTTTATAAGAGCGGGTCATTTTCATCACACCCGTCGGTCCGTGATTATAACCCGTGACCGCAAGCGGCCAGGACTCAAGCATGTTAAAATTGCTGCGTAAAAGACGAGCCGCAAAACGGGTCGCTTCGAGAGGATGATTTCTTTTATCCACCGTGGGCGAAATCATACGATAAGGACGAGCCGTGTAAGGCATGATTTGCCAGATACCACTGGCACCTACTTTAGAGCGTGCCATGATATTGAAAGAGCTCTCCACAAAAGCCAAACGTGTCAGCTCGATCGGCAAGCCCGCTTCGGCAAAAATCTTTTCCATGTCTTCCAGGTAGCGACCAGAGTAAAAAATAGCATCTTGCATGCGATCTTTTTGACCCAGCTGAAAACGCAGACGCTCTTTTTCTTCTTTTGTAAGACGTAAAGCGACTTCTTTTTTAGCCTGATCCATACGACGCTGTTTTTGACGGTCTGATTTATAGTCGCTTAAATCCACAACTTCATAGACAATCTCGACATCTTCGGCATCATGAAGAACACCTTGATTGGTCGTGTATTTGGAATAGATGTCCACCCAAAACTGAACCTTCTTTTCCATCCCTGCCGGAATGGCAAAAGCATCACTGGTATAACCTAACGTTTTTTCTTGAGCGTTGAAATTAGGAGCTCGCCAAGGACGCATCTCTTGGGGACTGCGACGAATAATTTGCGGCACGACTTGATCGGCAATATTGGGCTCTTGCGCTAAACTGAGCGAAGTCGCCGTCAACATGATCGACAAGATAGAGAACATCACAATCTTCATTATTTTTCCTATTTCCGTTAAGCTTTTTGCCACCATCCATCTATTTTACTAGATAGATTAATAAATTATCAAAAAACGCGCGAATCTTTGTTTCATCCGTAGACCCATTATATATGAATGAGAAAGTGATAACTCTACCATCTTCCAAACCCGCATAACCGGCCAATGAAACCACGCCCGTTAAAAATCCCGTTTTGGCACGCACCCAGCGCTCCCCGGGAGTATTCTTCATACGCTTTTTTAGCGTTCCGTCCACTCCGGCAATCGGCAAAGAGGTGAGAAACTCCGGCTGCACCTTGAAGTCGTTTCGTAAGTGCTGCAAGACCTTCCACATCGCAAATGCCGACATCTTATTATCACGCGACAGCCCTGAAGGTGAATTCAGCCTGTATTGTTCCGATGGCACACCTAAACTTTGCATATGCTCACTAATAATCGCAACACCTTCAGCCAAAGTGGCACCCTTGGCTTTTTTCACCGTGCCCAGATTTTTCGTGAGCATCTCTGCCACATAGTTGTTAGAGAATTTATTCATGTCCGCGACCATCTGCTCGATGGGCTTACTTTCAGATTCTGCTAAAACTTCGGCCTTCTCTGGTGAGACACCGTTTTTAATCTTACCAGTTAATTGGATTCCTCTTTGAGCTAAAAAAGATTTTAAATTATAACCCGCCCAAAGATCAGGTTGCGTGATATTCTTAAAAACAACCGCCTCTTTCAGCCCTTTGCCGATGCTGCCGCCCACCGTGATCACATCGCCGTCGATTTTCTGAGTTTCTTGGCGATCCACCAAAAGTTTATTTTCATTACCGCCACCAGTTTTGGCACGATTATTTAGCTTTATATAGTCATTTTCAGGATCCACAAAAACTTCCGCCGCACTTCCTGGTGTCGTAGGACGCACAAAGATATTCACGGAGTTCCAGTTAAAGCTCATGGCCCCGACCGGCGCATCATAAGCACGGTCCACGCGCTCTTTTTGTCGACTAAGGTCGTAACGGACGTTGTCGAAAAGAGAGTCATCAACAATGATGTCCCCTTCAATCTTCGTGATTTTATTTCGCATAAATGCGTTCACCAAAAACCAAAGATTTTCAGAAACAAACGAAGGATCCCCACCACCTTTAAGATACAAAGGACCTTTTAATACTCCGTTCACAATGTTGGCATCCGCCAAAAGCTGCGTCTTAAATTTATGTCCCGGAGGAAAAGCCCCTAGCACCGCCGAAGCCGTCGCGACCTTAGAGATGGATGCCGGAATCATCAAAGCCTTGCCATTCACATCCAAAAGCACGCGAAGATTATCACCTTCACCGACAGTGGCATGCATCCCCACATCATCAATCTTCACCCCATGCTTCTTAGCGAGCGCCGCAAATTCCTTCTGAACCGAAGCAAACTTGTCATTGTCACTTTTTGCCGATTGCGCGGAAGAAACAGAAGCAACCAAAAGTACACCTGAAATAATAACTTTAAGGAACATGCGACCTCCCAGTGAGAACATCGACCGTTCAACGGTCGCCTAGGCTATGGTAATGGTGGTTCTTTTTCTTCGCAAGTTATGGATTGAGTTGTTAGACTGAGGTGCATGAAAAAACGCGAATGGCTGATAGTAATTCTTCCTCTCCTCATCACCTGGGCTCTCGACCGCGTGACGAAAATCTGGGCAACGGGACTGACCGAGATCAAATCATTCGGTTCACTTCACTTTGTTCTGCACCATAATCACGGCGCGATGTTAGGCCTGTTTTCAGATCTTCCTTCGGTCTTGCGTATCGTATCTCTCTCAACCGGTGGCGCGTTTTTACTTTGCACATATGCTTTGATTCAGTACTTGTTACCGATAAAATCACTCACTTTGCGCACGGGCTTATCCATCCTTATTGGCGGGATCATCGGAAACGTCGCGGATCGTATCATTTGGGGCTATGTCGTTGATTTCATCGTCTTAGGAACTCCCAGCCTCTCCAGTCCCGCGTTCAATGTGGCCGATGCTTTGCAATGGGTGGGCTATATCTTGATCGTCTATGCGATCATTCGCGAAGGTGATTTACTGTGGCCGGAAAATAACGTGCGTAAGCGTTATTGGGTGAATCTCTCATTTCAAATAAAATACTGTCTGATTTTGATGGGTGTGGGACTAAGTCTTACATTGATCTGTTTGGTCTTTTCATACACTTACATGCGCGTGACAATTCAAGAATTGGTAGGCAACAATCCTTTCTTGCTGAATAAATTCTTAGTCCCTTATGTCATTACTTTCGTCATTATCTGTATCGCGTTCTGCGCAATCTTGTTTGCCGTCGGTCGTATCATTTCGCACCGTATTGCAGGACCGCTTTATGCCTTTGAAAGATTTTTAAAAGAATCCCTGGATGGAACGGCCAGACCTTTAAAATTGCGTGCCGGAGATGAGTTTTTACATCTGGAAGAGCTTGCCGAACAAATTCACTTAAGACTTCAAGAAATCAAGAACGAACGCACGGTGAACGTGGTTGAATATAAAGGGGAAGATGAAGGCTAACTGGCTTCATCTTCCTCGTCGTAGTTCATTAGCCTACAGAGTCTAACGGTAACAAATCTTCATTACTTTCTTTGGAAGCGCGTGTCGGCAAAACCGGCGCTTTTTTCTTAGATCTTGGTGCCGTTGTCGCTGCGGCAAACTCTCCATTAGGAGATTGATGCTTTTCGGCTCCTTCACCGCGAACGGCATTGACCAACGTCACAATCACCATTGCCAGGCTTTCTGCTTGCGCCGAAAGCTCTTCGGCCGAAGCCGCAGCTTCCTCTGAAGAGGCTGCATTCACTTGAGTTGTTTGATCTAACTGATTCATTGCTTTAGAGATCTGCGTGATACCGTTTGATTGTTCTGTGCTTGCCGCGGCGATTTCTTGATTTAAAGCCGAAACCTTTTTAACAGAAGTCAGGATTTCTGCCAAAACTTCACCACTGCGCTGCGCTTGTGAACTTCCACGGTCAATACGATCCACGCTTGAACGAATCAGTTCCCCAATATCTTTGGCGGCTGCCGAACTACGCTGGGACAGCGTGCGAACCGCTTCAGCAACCACGGCGAAACCTTTACCTTGTTCGCCCGCCCGGGCCGCTTCGACCGCCGCATTTAAAGCCAAAAGATTTGTTTGGAAGGCAATATCATCAATCACCGTGATGATGTCTGAGATTTTCTTAGAGTCTTGAGAGATTTCCGTCATCGAAGTCACCAGGGCTTTCATTTCAGATTCGCCGCGAATCGCGATATCGCTGGTTTGCGAAGAAAGTGCTGATGCGGACGACGCATTATCGGCATTTACTTTCACCATCGACGAAAGCTCTTCAATTGTGGCCACGGATTCTTCCAACGACGACGCTTGCTCTGT from Bdellovibrio bacteriovorus encodes:
- a CDS encoding M14 family metallopeptidase, which codes for MNIRYALPALCVALLAFTPVDKKDDTQYWMKVRATDKFTRTQIANTGVVIDSVREDFVAAVGNAEEKAQLEAMGLVEVSFPLTAEMDFPAKDAAFHNYDEMTTKLRDLTTRHSGISRMQSIGKTVEGRDIWNVEISGNLAQAETLPAVVFMGGHHAREHLSVELPIYYIEYLLTEYANGNPRIKRLVDSRDIHIIPLVNADGAEYDISNGSYKAWRKNRANVGRGSYGVDLNRNYGFGWGGAGASTSPSSDTYRGPQAFSEPESIAIKNFIEQHENITILLSFHTFSELILYPWGHIYDSIAVARDKQVHETMAKKMATWNGYTPQQSSELYIASGDTTDWSYGEHKIISFTFELDPKDAWGTSGFYPGADVIPQVQQKNLEPILYLIEYSDNPYRVIDGDGPILKP
- a CDS encoding S8 family serine peptidase, encoding MKRSALVGLALLLSSCTQSFEVDPKANTPITKNPTTISDPEEEDAGVVADFTAYQDVTFNQGLTTTLTSSPQFTVTNKPSWLTLDTNTGTMSGTPTTTGVTYDVTFTVTDSNNATETLGPYIFKVTGDTYKKYQWHLTNTGQSAFAGRSGTAGQDIHLTNTIASGLNGSGIKIAISDTGIQEAHPGLKNSLIAGASRNYLLDYSSTNWIGDSTPDTSEADNAHGTGVAGLAAERGWKGFGGRGVAPRASVAGFMFLPAQEDLFIKGRLTQALINQYQGDFDIFNFSWGDLQCELTEYDASYKYASQYGVTNARAGKGALYVKAAGNDFTGPLRDCVSSASSSAYFLGNSNFSEDSGSPYMIVVGALNAKGTSSSYSSPGANLWVSAPGGEFGYSTYSNSSSVALDPALLTTDFVGCNLGLKKGSNNTFDQGQSPNTNCEYTATMNGTSGASPIVSGAIALILQANPALSWRDVKHILASTSDQVAPTSINIPHPSSSGALAGVTYEPGWTTNDAGYRFHNWYGFGRINVDAAVTMAKTYTSSLGIFKQTNTTDSSSIAWKYDSGSIAATVTGGTAAGTTRTLNVTESYVIEGVQVKLNASSCIGNLGVELTSPKGTKSVIMNINSYLQDSSMNHTFLTNMFYGEDSQGTWTLKLIAAKSGCNTTWNSWQLNILGH
- a CDS encoding TetR/AcrR family transcriptional regulator produces the protein MTQTLDSKEKAKKTKIIVKAPTQERSRQTVATILDACSRLLISEGFYSITTDKIAKEAGVSIGSLYQFFGNKESVVQAVVKNIMEEDKRIISEKMRAISPLPSEQRMKAMIELCIETFRRNSDLRSKLSTIQYYVADASYMSDSIRFFQEVVRYNLPQIPGRDMDKVSYLIVNSFIGLVNTMCVDRPEALHDPTIVTEITQMFMKYLDLSDKPAQKKSDFI
- a CDS encoding lytic transglycosylase domain-containing protein, with protein sequence MKIVMFSILSIMLTATSLSLAQEPNIADQVVPQIIRRSPQEMRPWRAPNFNAQEKTLGYTSDAFAIPAGMEKKVQFWVDIYSKYTTNQGVLHDAEDVEIVYEVVDLSDYKSDRQKQRRMDQAKKEVALRLTKEEKERLRFQLGQKDRMQDAIFYSGRYLEDMEKIFAEAGLPIELTRLAFVESSFNIMARSKVGASGIWQIMPYTARPYRMISPTVDKRNHPLEATRFAARLLRSNFNMLESWPLAVTGYNHGPTGVMKMTRSYKTRDLNELIENVKSRRSFGFASRNFYACFLAALEVERNAGKYFGESVAWSKKLEAQDLKLPVGIRYKDLLTWFDGDDRKVQIFNPHLTMKARKGTIPAKTIVAVPKDRYNVALVSLARKDRTIAMDDSNTNKKSSR
- the dacB gene encoding D-alanyl-D-alanine carboxypeptidase/D-alanyl-D-alanine endopeptidase, encoding MFLKVIISGVLLVASVSSAQSAKSDNDKFASVQKEFAALAKKHGVKIDDVGMHATVGEGDNLRVLLDVNGKALMIPASISKVATASAVLGAFPPGHKFKTQLLADANIVNGVLKGPLYLKGGGDPSFVSENLWFLVNAFMRNKITKIEGDIIVDDSLFDNVRYDLSRQKERVDRAYDAPVGAMSFNWNSVNIFVRPTTPGSAAEVFVDPENDYIKLNNRAKTGGGNENKLLVDRQETQKIDGDVITVGGSIGKGLKEAVVFKNITQPDLWAGYNLKSFLAQRGIQLTGKIKNGVSPEKAEVLAESESKPIEQMVADMNKFSNNYVAEMLTKNLGTVKKAKGATLAEGVAIISEHMQSLGVPSEQYRLNSPSGLSRDNKMSAFAMWKVLQHLRNDFKVQPEFLTSLPIAGVDGTLKKRMKNTPGERWVRAKTGFLTGVVSLAGYAGLEDGRVITFSFIYNGSTDETKIRAFFDNLLIYLVK
- a CDS encoding signal peptidase II — translated: MKKREWLIVILPLLITWALDRVTKIWATGLTEIKSFGSLHFVLHHNHGAMLGLFSDLPSVLRIVSLSTGGAFLLCTYALIQYLLPIKSLTLRTGLSILIGGIIGNVADRIIWGYVVDFIVLGTPSLSSPAFNVADALQWVGYILIVYAIIREGDLLWPENNVRKRYWVNLSFQIKYCLILMGVGLSLTLICLVFSYTYMRVTIQELVGNNPFLLNKFLVPYVITFVIICIAFCAILFAVGRIISHRIAGPLYAFERFLKESLDGTARPLKLRAGDEFLHLEELAEQIHLRLQEIKNERTVNVVEYKGEDEG
- a CDS encoding methyl-accepting chemotaxis protein: MKKRSLNFKMIFVMCILMAGSLAIAGFGLSRLGMMNDAITRLVNENSARVSLVKDIRALFYIQLINEKNFILEESPDEAATIEKRLTDRHDQILKKIEDLHLISTETGREELAQFKEVYGTWWANAHEIRTHVRAGNTAKAVDISMGKNRELRKNGEQIIDGTVDRNEKRMQEEVAHMQEQYNSARAIMIAVSLIAMILGGTIGGFVLYSLSKSISAVIENLSLSSKQVSAASQQIATAATELSEATTEQASSLEESVATIEELSSMVKVNADNASSASALSSQTSDIAIRGESEMKALVTSMTEISQDSKKISDIITVIDDIAFQTNLLALNAAVEAARAGEQGKGFAVVAEAVRTLSQRSSAAAKDIGELIRSSVDRIDRGSSQAQRSGEVLAEILTSVKKVSALNQEIAAASTEQSNGITQISKAMNQLDQTTQVNAASSEEAAASAEELSAQAESLAMVIVTLVNAVRGEGAEKHQSPNGEFAAATTAPRSKKKAPVLPTRASKESNEDLLPLDSVG